The Geoglobus acetivorans genome window below encodes:
- a CDS encoding winged helix-turn-helix domain-containing protein/riboflavin kinase has protein sequence MLTELKKLAMMNATRKVVKISSKEFAEKIDQSLQTAARKLKELEENGYIERIIDSDGQYVVITEKGKEILYREYLELKKIFEGEERVCITGRVMSGVGEGKYYVSLDGYRKQFEEKLGFAPYPGTLNLKIPKEQMYFRRVLDEEDGILIEGFKTEDRTFGDVKAFRCRIDGIEGAVIIPKRTHYSKDILEIIAPEKLREKLGLRDGDNVEIEVIL, from the coding sequence ATGTTGACCGAGCTTAAAAAGCTTGCAATGATGAATGCCACCAGGAAAGTCGTCAAGATAAGCTCCAAGGAGTTCGCAGAGAAAATAGACCAGAGCCTGCAGACAGCAGCAAGAAAGCTCAAAGAACTGGAGGAGAATGGATACATAGAAAGAATAATCGATAGTGATGGCCAGTATGTCGTGATTACAGAAAAGGGGAAGGAAATACTCTACAGGGAATACCTCGAACTGAAAAAGATCTTCGAAGGTGAGGAGAGGGTCTGCATAACTGGCAGAGTGATGAGCGGAGTCGGTGAAGGAAAATATTACGTCAGCTTAGATGGCTACAGAAAGCAGTTTGAAGAAAAACTTGGATTCGCCCCATATCCTGGAACGCTCAATCTGAAAATCCCGAAAGAGCAGATGTATTTCAGAAGAGTTCTTGACGAAGAGGATGGTATTCTAATCGAGGGTTTCAAAACCGAGGACCGAACATTTGGAGACGTAAAGGCGTTCAGATGCAGAATTGATGGAATCGAGGGGGCAGTAATAATTCCGAAGAGAACGCACTACAGCAAGGACATTCTCGAGATAATCGCTCCTGAAAAACTGAGAGAAAAGCTCGGTCTCAGGGACGGAGATAATGTGGAAATAGAGGTGATTTTATGA